Proteins from a genomic interval of Gemmatimonas sp.:
- a CDS encoding CocE/NonD family hydrolase translates to MVPFSPPLPAWRRRLGLLLGGALSLGTLVTVADAQAPAPSAQLVAAREAQERELRALAEVHRSVMMPMSDGTRLMTDVYVPKQRPASGVPLILSKTPYNMNWWDVRNGAPRDLGAALTAVKRGYAYALQNERGHFFSEGEYDILGPPITDGRDAIDWFTRQGWSNGKVGLIGCSSTAEYQMAVASTKPKGLAAIIPQGYGAGVGRIGPWYEQGNWYRGGAVQMLFIAWLYGEQNTQRPLFPASLSQDDLTRLRKSFDLAQQQPRVDWSKALWHLPMKDLMRAVDGPRGIYADTMPVATGGAMIYRTPNDPAWYKGGLYHDDMPFDTPALWFMSWYDVSVGPNIALWQHAMKTASPEVAKQQHAVIAPVAHCAYTRASANMVVGERPMGDPRLDYDALTYGWFDTFLKGENTGLLDTLPRIRYFTMGSNKWQASDSWPPRGAAPVTWYLSSAGNANTMNGSGVLLPKARRAQRDTFSYDPANPVMSYGGNVCCTGTAIQAGSFDQRVRETRPDILVYTSEPLEEPMEVSGPVSLTLYVSSDAKDTDFTVKLIDVDSAGRAWNLDETIQRMRYHTGYDRPQTRMELGRVYKVTLGPLNTSNLFRPGHRVRIEVSSSNFPRFDRNLNTGGDNVTETRGVVAHNAVHHGGATPSSITLSVVKARR, encoded by the coding sequence ATGGTGCCCTTCTCCCCTCCCCTGCCGGCGTGGCGCCGCCGTCTGGGTCTCCTGCTGGGCGGCGCTCTGTCGCTCGGCACTCTGGTCACGGTGGCCGATGCCCAGGCCCCGGCCCCGTCCGCCCAGTTGGTGGCCGCCCGCGAAGCGCAGGAGCGCGAACTGCGTGCGTTGGCCGAGGTCCATCGTTCCGTGATGATGCCCATGAGTGACGGCACCCGGCTCATGACCGACGTCTATGTCCCCAAGCAGCGGCCGGCCTCCGGGGTGCCGCTAATCCTGAGCAAGACGCCGTACAACATGAACTGGTGGGACGTGCGCAACGGGGCCCCCCGTGACCTCGGTGCGGCGCTGACGGCGGTGAAGCGCGGCTACGCGTACGCCCTGCAGAACGAACGCGGCCATTTCTTCAGCGAGGGGGAGTACGACATTCTCGGACCGCCAATCACCGATGGGCGCGACGCCATCGACTGGTTCACGCGGCAGGGGTGGAGCAACGGCAAGGTGGGGCTGATTGGCTGCTCGAGCACGGCCGAGTACCAGATGGCCGTAGCGAGCACGAAGCCCAAGGGGCTGGCGGCGATCATCCCGCAGGGATACGGCGCCGGTGTGGGACGCATTGGCCCGTGGTACGAGCAGGGGAACTGGTATCGTGGGGGCGCCGTGCAGATGCTGTTCATCGCCTGGCTGTATGGCGAGCAGAACACGCAGCGTCCCCTGTTCCCTGCCAGCCTTTCCCAGGACGACCTGACCCGCCTGCGGAAGTCGTTCGATCTCGCGCAGCAGCAGCCACGGGTGGACTGGTCGAAGGCGCTCTGGCACCTCCCCATGAAGGACCTCATGCGGGCGGTGGATGGGCCGCGCGGCATCTATGCCGACACCATGCCCGTGGCCACGGGGGGCGCGATGATCTACCGCACCCCCAATGATCCGGCGTGGTACAAGGGCGGCCTGTACCATGACGACATGCCCTTCGACACGCCGGCGCTCTGGTTCATGTCCTGGTACGATGTGTCGGTGGGGCCCAACATTGCGCTGTGGCAGCACGCCATGAAGACCGCGTCGCCTGAGGTGGCGAAGCAGCAGCATGCCGTCATCGCCCCGGTCGCGCACTGTGCGTACACCCGTGCCAGCGCGAACATGGTGGTGGGCGAACGCCCCATGGGGGATCCGCGCCTCGACTACGACGCGCTCACCTACGGTTGGTTCGACACCTTCCTCAAGGGCGAGAACACCGGCCTGCTGGATACGCTGCCGCGTATCCGCTACTTCACCATGGGCAGCAATAAGTGGCAGGCCAGCGACAGCTGGCCACCGCGGGGGGCTGCCCCCGTTACGTGGTACCTGTCGAGCGCCGGCAACGCCAACACCATGAACGGCAGCGGGGTGCTGCTTCCCAAGGCGCGCCGCGCACAGCGGGATACGTTCAGCTACGACCCCGCCAACCCCGTCATGAGCTATGGCGGCAACGTGTGTTGCACCGGCACGGCCATCCAGGCGGGTTCGTTCGACCAGCGCGTGCGCGAGACACGCCCGGACATCCTCGTGTACACGAGCGAACCACTCGAGGAGCCCATGGAGGTCTCCGGCCCGGTGAGCCTCACGCTGTACGTGTCGAGTGATGCGAAGGACACCGACTTCACCGTGAAGCTGATCGATGTGGACAGCGCCGGACGGGCATGGAATCTCGACGAGACGATCCAGCGCATGCGCTATCACACCGGCTACGACCGGCCGCAGACGCGCATGGAACTCGGCCGGGTGTACAAGGTCACACTCGGGCCACTCAACACCAGCAATCTGTTCCGGCCAGGACACCGGGTACGCATCGAGGTGTCGAGCAGCAACTTCCCGCGCTTCGACCGCAACCTGAACACCGGGGGCGACAACGTGACGGAGACGCGCGGGGTGGTGGCGCACAATGCCGTGCACCACGGTGGCGCCACGCCCTCGAGCATCACGCTGTCGGTGGTGAAAGCCAGACGCTGA